TCATCGACTTGACCCCCGTGAGGGAAGCCCCGATGATGGCGCACATGGAGGCGATTTCATCCTCCATCTGGATGAATTTTCCGCCTGCCGCGGGCAGGCGCTCAGCCAGCAGTTCGGCGATTTCCGTTGAAGGGGTTATAGGGTAACCGGCGAAAAAACCAAGCCCCGCATATAATGCAGCTTCTACACAGACTTCATTTCCTTGAACAAATCGTATTTTTTTACCCATGGCTTATCGGCTCTTCGGGTTTCAGGCCGCATCGGAAAGGGAGGAGTCTTCCTCCTTCAACTCGATGGCGATATCAGGGCAGCGGCGTTCACACATTCCGCAGCCGTTGCATTCTTCGGGTCTAAGGGCCACGGCCTTCTCCTCCTCGTCCAGCCCAAAGACGTCCTGGGGGCAGAAGGCCACACAGATGCCGCAGCCCTTGCACCACTCCCTGTTGATCTCGATCCTGACCTTCTTCTTTGAAGCGTTCCTTTCCGGCAAGATATTATTCACTCCCTGAAATTTTTGCCCATACATGGCACAATTCTCGGCGCCTGTCCAGAGAAAACCAAACAAGAGGTAGCAAAAAAGATCCCCACCTTGGCATCTTGAAAGAAGAATAATTAGAAGGGTGATACGGTGGCTCCCCGCTGCTATCAGAAGGAAGCTTTCGGGGGGCAACTAACTCATCCCGGCCGCCTGGTGATACCTAAAGGAAGGATCGCCGGGAAGGAAGGTTGAGGCAAAGATCTCTCTGGGGATGGCTCCTATCATAGCGGTGAACCGGGTGTCAGGGATACCCAGCTTCCCCAGCCTGGAGACGAGGTCCTCGGTCCCGATCCTGTCCAGTTCCTGTCCCACATGAAAACGGGACATCAGGAGATCCGCGAGGTATACGAGGTGGGTGAGGCGCTCGTCCACCTCCGCCTTTTCAGGTTGATGGTGGTGCTTTATGGCGTCCGCGACGTTTTCAGGAAGAGTCCAGTTGTCTGCGAGCAATCCACCCGTTTCCGTATGGGTGATCCCGAATTCCTCCTTTTCCACCACCACGAGGTCCTCACCATCCGCGAGGGTCCTCCGGTAAAAAAGAGGGGCGGCGGCGGCAACGAACTGATCAAGAACCACTTTCCCGATATCATGTAGGAGCCCGGCCGTATAAGCTGTATCGGGTCTCACCATTTCAGTGAATTCCGCCAAGTGCTCGCAAAGAACGGCAGTGCCCAGGGCGTGTCTGTATACGCCGCCTTTACACAGGGAATATCCTTCCCCGTTTTTTGGGTAGAAGTTTTCCAGGGAGGCCGAGACCACCAATTGAAGAAAACGTTTCTCTCCCAAAAGCACAACAGCGCGGTCAATGGAATCGATGTCTATTTTGGAGCCGAACAGGGCCGAGCGGCACAGCCGGAGCACCTTGGCGCTGATTACCTGATCCTGGCGGATTTCATCCGCCATGTCAGCCAGGCTTTGCTTGGAATTCTGGAGCATACGGATGATTTTGAGGGCCATCTGAGGAATCGGTCGAACCTGCTCAATGGCCTCTTCCAGTTGCCTCCGTGTGGGTTTCTGAAGCCGATGCTTGGGGCCTTCCAAGGGAGAGATTCCCATGGGCTCGATCTGTGTTTCCATGGAATGGAGATCAAGGGCGATGCGACAGGTGAAGTACCCCCCCGTCTCGGTACCCAGGATCGGTATCCCTTCCCTGTGGAGGATTTCCTCCACGATCTCGCTCGTTCTACCCCCGATATCCAGGGAAAGGTCCTGCCTTGAAAGCGGCCCCACGAGGGCCCCTCCTGCCACCCAGGCCTCAAGCCTTCCCTTTTCTGCTCCTGAGTCACAAAGGGCCTTGATGAAACGGGGAAGTCCAGTGGAAGCATAACTGTCGGGATGCCAATTCCTCCCGGCATCCGCAGGTTCAGGAAG
The sequence above is drawn from the Deltaproteobacteria bacterium genome and encodes:
- a CDS encoding HDOD domain-containing protein, with protein sequence MVKKLNFPRQPVASGSFVIGKRRKEILEAYLGTCVGVTLCDREAGLGGLIHLLLPEPADAGRNWHPDSYASTGLPRFIKALCDSGAEKGRLEAWVAGGALVGPLSRQDLSLDIGGRTSEIVEEILHREGIPILGTETGGYFTCRIALDLHSMETQIEPMGISPLEGPKHRLQKPTRRQLEEAIEQVRPIPQMALKIIRMLQNSKQSLADMADEIRQDQVISAKVLRLCRSALFGSKIDIDSIDRAVVLLGEKRFLQLVVSASLENFYPKNGEGYSLCKGGVYRHALGTAVLCEHLAEFTEMVRPDTAYTAGLLHDIGKVVLDQFVAAAAPLFYRRTLADGEDLVVVEKEEFGITHTETGGLLADNWTLPENVADAIKHHHQPEKAEVDERLTHLVYLADLLMSRFHVGQELDRIGTEDLVSRLGKLGIPDTRFTAMIGAIPREIFASTFLPGDPSFRYHQAAGMS
- a CDS encoding ferredoxin family protein yields the protein MYGQKFQGVNNILPERNASKKKVRIEINREWCKGCGICVAFCPQDVFGLDEEEKAVALRPEECNGCGMCERRCPDIAIELKEEDSSLSDAA